GGGTGACCGACCTCGAGCGTTCCCTGCGCTTCTACCGCGACGGGCTCGGGCTGGTCGAGCGCGGACGCGGCACGATGAGCCACGGCGGCACCTTCGTCGGCCTCGAGGATCCGTCGACCCACTTTCAGCTCGAGTTGAACGTCTATCCGCCGGACTCGCCGTACGCGTCCCCCTACTCGGTCGGGGAGGGGCTCGACCACCTCGGCGTCGAGGTCCCCGACGCCCGGGCGGTCATCGAGCGCCTGCGCGCGATGGGGGCCCGGATCGCGATCGAGCCCTGGCTCGAGCGCGACCGCTACTGGATCGGGTTCGTCGAGGACCCGGACGGGATTTGGATCGAGATCCAGAGCGCCGTGCCCGCGCCGCCTAGCGGGCCTTCAGCACCTTCTTGACGTTCGGGTGCTCCTTGGTGAAGATCTTCCCACCGCAGTTGTCGCACCGCACGCCGAAGAGGTTCGCGTCGGAGGGGAGGGCTTCCCCGCACCGGATGCAGCGGAACATGGAGACCGTTCGAGCGGGCCCGCGGGCTTAAGCCTTGCCGCCGCCGGCGTCCTTCTCCGTTCGCGTGATCGGCGGCGGCGGAGCGAAGACGTAGGCGTTCGAGGCGAAGCGCGTCCCGCACCGCCGGCACTCGAAGATGCCGCTCGCGACCCGGTGGAGCGTCGACGTCGAGCAGCGAGGGCACGGCGCGTTCCGCGATCGGTTCCGGTCGATCTCGAGCACGCGGCGGCGGATCCGGATCCCGTAGCGCGGCCCCATCCAGCCAGTCCGGCCGACCTTCTTCGTCCGCTTGCTCATGCGCCCTTCCCCGTCGCGATCGCGCGCATCCGGTCACCGTGGCGGAACGCCCGCTCGACGACCGACTTCACGTCGTCGGGGGAGAACGCACCGATCAGTCCCTTCTGCATCGCGACGATCTGTCCGGCTTCGTCGGTCGCCACCGTGATCCGACCCTGGCAGGCCCGCTCCTCGTCGAACGTCGGGTCGACGACGATCGCGTCGCCGAGCCGCACGAAGGTGCACTCGACCGGCTGGTGGCGGACTTCGAGGGGAAAATCGGCGTCGGCGATGCCGAAGCGCTGGGCCGGCACGACGGTGTGGGTGAGGGCCGTCAGCGCGGCGAGGAGCGAGGCGTCGATGAGGTTCCCGCCGTGGTCGAGGATGTGAACATCGACGTAGCAGACCCAGCTCTTCTCGCCGGGGGTGACGCACAGCCGCGTCAGGTCGATCGTCTCCGCCGCGCGGATCGCGCGATCGACGACCCGGGAGACCTCGATCGCGCCCGGCTGGGGGGGCCCGGGCTCGAAGATCGGGCTGGAGAGGGGCACGAGCTCGGCGTTCGTGGTCAGCACGCCGGCGTTCGGCGTGTCGGGGAACGGTTTGCCCGGCTCCAGCTTGATGCCCGCGACGGCCGTGGTGTCGCCGATGCGGACGAGCCCCGAGCCGTCCGCGGTCACCACGAAGCCCGGCTCGACCGAGATCGGCCGGTACTCGTCGGCGCCCCGGCCGTCGAGGCGCTTGCCGCTCCCGGCGAGCTCGAGGATGTGCGTCGTCAGGATCTCGGCCGTGACCTCTTCGCTCATGCCGCCGTCTCCGTCGGCGCGCTCGCGTAGCGCTCGCGCAACGCCTGCTTCATGAGGTCGTGGAGGTGGCGGCAGCCGGCGACGCCGAGATCGAGCGCCTGGGCGAGTTCCTCGCGCGTCAGGTGGCCCTCCATCTGGAGGAGCACGAGCCGGCCGGACTGCGGGACGATCGCCATCGGAAGGTCCGCCTCGCCGAAGTTGTCCTCTTCCTTCTTGAGGTCGAGGACGATCGCGCCGCCGGCCTTGCCGACGGCGACCGCGGGCAGGAGGTCGACCATCGGGATGCCCGCGTCCGCGAGCGCGACCGAGGCGGCGACGATCCCCGCGCACCGGGTGCCGGCGTTGGCCTGCAGTACCTCGATATAGACGTCGATGCTCGTGCGGGGGAATTCCTCGACGAACACCACGCTCTCGAGCGCCTCCGCGATCACCTTGCTGATCTCCTGGGATCGGCGGTCGAGGCCGGGCCGCTTGCGCTCGTCGACGCTGAAGGCGGCCATGTTGTACTTGCACTGGATGACGGCCTTCGTGTTCTGCTGGAGGTGGCGAGGGTGCACCTCCCGCGGCCCGTAGACCGCGGCCATCACCTTGTTCGCTCCCCACTCCACGAACGCCGAACCGTCGGCGTGATGGAGCGCCCCCGCCCGGATCCGGATCGCGCGCAGCTCGTCGACGCGTCGCCCGTCGATCCGGAGCCCCTCGGGGCTCAGCAGCACCGGCACCTCCTTGGCTCCCACACTTCCCATCGTTGATACCTCCTGGAACGTCACTCGGTCTCGGTGCCCTCCGAGGGCTCCGGGTCGAGATCGAGGTCGGGGTCCCGATCCTCGGGCGGACTCGAGCGGAACGGGGGCTCGGGAGCGTCCCGCCGCGCGCTCTCGGAGAGCGGGTCGTGCGGGCCCTCCTCGGCCGTGGGCCCGGTCGAGCGCAGGTAGCTATCGACCCGCTCGGTCAGCCCGCTGCGGTGGCCCTCTTCGTCGATCATGCGGAGCACGTCGCGGACCCGCTCGATCGCGGCGGGATCGCCGTCGACCCAGATCCGGCCGTTCTCCCCGACGACCATCTTCGCGCCGGTCCGCTGGAGGATCGTCTGGATCATCGAGCCGCCCCGCCCGACGACCCGGGGGACGCGGGCCGGCGAGATGCTGACGATCGTGCCGCCCTCGAGCTTGCCGAGTCCCTCGCCGTTCATCGTGACGCCGATGCGCCCGGTCGCGTCCAGGTTCTCCACCTGCACCACGACCGCGTCCCCGACCCGCAGGAACTGCTCGGTCTCGCCGACCTCGATCTTCCACGGTGTCCCGGTCATGTGCAGCGGCGCCCAGCGCGGCGCGCCGATGTCGAGCAGCCAGAAGGTGCCCTGCACGTCCGTGACGGTTCCGAGGACGACATCGGTCGGCTTCGGGATGTAGCGCCCCGACAGTGGGATCACCCGGACGAACGGCGGTCGCGGCGACAACAGGCCCAGGACGCTCGCGTAGACGCGTCCGCCGACGCGGTAGGTTCCCGGACCGGGCTTGAGGCCGCGGCTCGGGAGCTCCTCCCCGGGTAGAACTAGAGTACGGCCCCCCGCGACCGGCGGGGCCGAGCCCTCGCGGCCGTGCCGGCGGGGGCCGGGACGATGACCTCGAGCCATTGTACGTGCTGCACCGGGCCGCGCGACGGAGGTGGCCTATTTAACTAACGCGGTCTCGGCGGCGCCGCGCGTGCGCGCGTTGAGCCTCTCGTAGAGCTCCGTCTGCACACCGGCGGGGATCTCCAGGATCCCGCTCCACGAGCCGTCGCCCAGCCACTGCTCGTCGAGCAGCCGGCCGAGCCCCTTCAGGTCGCCGATCACCCGCGGGTAGTGCTGCGCGGGGAGCTTCACGCGGACCTTCACGACGTCCAGGCGGATCGGCAACAGCGGGCGGAGTTTCGCGAGGACCTCCTGCACCTGCGCATCGACGGGCCGGAACGGGTCGACGTGGACCTTCGCCTCGACCATCGCGGCCTCGATCCGCGCGCTCGGGTGCGGGGCGCCGGTCTGCGGGTTCATGGCGTTGCGGGCGATGGTCGCGACGATCTGCCGCCGCTTCGCCTCCTGCAGGCGGTGCCGCTGCTCCGTGGTGATCTGGACCTCGCCCTTCAGCACGATCTGCTTGGCGATCTCGGCAAGGCTCCGCGTGTGGAACGTCCGCTCCAGGTGCTCCTCGGAGATCTTGTCGCCCTTCTTCGCGTCCTTGAAGACCTGGTCGAGGGCCAGCTTGTCGGCGAGATCGACAACCTTGCCGTCCTTGATCGCCTGGACGGCCTCGGGGTCGACGAGGACCTCGAAGCGCGAGCCGCCGGTCTCCCAGCGGGCGATCACCGCATCCTCGACCTTGACCATCGGCGCCTCTCCCGGCGCGCCGCCCGACTAGGACTTCGCGCCCTTGCCGGCGGAGCCGGTGCCGGGGAGCCGCGCGACGTACTTCTGGATGTCGTCCGTGGCCAGGCGGACCATCCCCCGGGCGGGCTCGACCGTGCAGACCTCGACCTGGGCGAGGCTCCCGCCCTCGTCGAGCCCTGCTCGCAGGCCCTCGAGCGCGAGCAGGATCGCACCGTCGCGGTCCAGGCCCGCGCGGTACTTCTGCTCGAAGAGGTCCATGACCGGCCCCTTGTTGCCGCCGGTGCTCGCCGCACGGAAGCTCGTCAGCGAGCCGGACGGCTCCGTCTCGAACAGGTGGATTCCCGTGTCGTCGTAACCGCCGACCAACAGGGCCGTGCCGAACGGTCGGACCCCACCGAACTGGGTGTACTGCTGCTTGTAGTCGCAGATGCGCCGAACGAGGAGCTCGACCGCCATCGATTCCGCGTAGGTCACGCGGTTCACCTGGGCGACCAGCCGCGCGTAATCGACCAGCACCCGCGCATCCGCGACCAGGCCGGCGGTCGCGCAGGCGACGTGCTCGTCGATCTCGTGGATCTTCTCCAGGCTCGCGGCCTCGGCCAGCTTCGGGTTCGGTATCCGCCGGTCGGCGATCAGGACCACCCCATCGGCATAGACGACGCCGGCGGTCGTCGCGCCGCGGCGGACCGCCTCGCGCGCATACTCGACCTGGAACAGTCGACCGTCGGGAGAGAAGACCGTGATCGCCCGGTCGTAGGCCATCTGGCCGGGTTGCATCTCCATCGGTGCGCCTCGCGGCGGGCACTCGGGTCCCCTTTATAACGGGGCCCCGGGCAGTAACGCGGCCGATAGCCGGTTACGCCTCGTCGCTCGGGCGTCGGCGTGCCGGTCGCGCCGCGTCGACAAGGGTAAGAGCGCCGCGTGGCCGTACCGGCCGTGACGGAGCCGGAGCCCGCGCCCCCCGATCGGAGTCGAGGGTCCTCGCGGCTCGCGCGCGAAGGCTCCTCCTACCTCCGCGCCGCCGCCGAGCAGCCGATCGACTGGTATCCGTGGGGCCCTGAGCCCTTCGAGCTCGCGCGGCGCACCGGTCGTCCGATCCTCCTCGACATCGGAGCCTCCTGGTGCCACTGGTGCCACGTGATGGACGAAGGTACCTACTCCGACCCCGAGGTCGCGCGCCTGCTCTCCACGCACTTCGTCGCCGTGAAGGTCGACCGCGATCAGCACCCGGAGGTCGATCGGCGCTACCAGCGCCAGGTCGGAGCCCTGACGGGTGAGGGCGGTTGGCCGCTCACCGGCTTCCTCACGCACGACGGGGAAGTGTTCCTCGGCGGGACCTACTTCCCGCCGACCGACGGCCACGGGCGCCCGGGCTTCCGACGGGTCCTGAAGGAGGTCGCGCGCCTCTGGCAGGAGGAGCCCGAGCGGATCCGCGAGAACGCCGAGGGGATCCGGGGCGCGCTCGAGCGGATGCGCGCCCGGCGCGCGCCCCGCGAGGTCGCGCTCGTCGAGTTCATCGGCGCGGTACGAGCGGATCTGCTGTCGTCGTACGACCCGGTCCACGGCGGCTTCGGGGGTGCCCCGAAGTTCCCGCATCCGACCGGAGTCTCCCTACTGCTCTGGGATGCGTTCGCGAACGGCGTGGCCGCCAGCGCCGACCGGGCCCGCGACACGCTCGTGCGCATGGCGGAGGGCGGCGTCTACGACCAGATCGGCGGAGGATTCCACCGCTACTCGGTCGACGAGGGATGGCACATCCCGCACTTCGAGAAGATGGCGGTCGACAACGCGGCCCTCCTCGGCGCCTACGTCGAGGGGGCGCAACGCTTCGCCGAACCTCGGCTCGAGCAGACGGTCGGTGGGATCCTCGGCTGGGTCCGCGGCGTCCTCGCGGACCCCGCGGGCGGCTTCGGCGCCAGTCAAGATGCCGACAATGCCCCGGGCGACGATGGGGACTACTTCACATGGAGCCGCGCAGAGCTGAAGGAAGCGCTCGCGGGGGACGAACTGCGCTTCGCCACCCGGCTGTTCGGGATCGGCACCGACGGCCGGATGCCCCACGACCCCGAGCGCAACGTCCTCTTCCGCGCGATCCCCACCGCCGAAGCCGCGAGTGGGCTCACGCTTTCCGGTCCCGCGGAGGCGGTGCTCGCGCGGGTCATCGAGCGCCTGGCCGCGCGGCGGGCGCTCCGGCCGACGCCCTCCGTGGACCGCGCCCTGTACGCCGACCTCAACGGTCGGTTCATCGGCGCCCTCGCCCGGGCCGGGTCGCTCGCGAGCGACCCCACGGTGCTCGCGGACGCCCGGCGCGCCGCGGACCGCTTCCTGCGCGAGGCGGTGCGTCCGGGCGAGGGCGCCGCCCACCGGCTCGACCCGTCCGGCCCGAGCGGCTGGGGTCTGCTCGAGGACCAGGTCGCGGTGGCGGGCGGGCTCGTCGAGCTCGCGGGAGCGACGGTCGACCCGCGCTACGTCGCACCGGCGATCGCCCTTCTCGAGCTCGTCGACCGGGAGTTCCGCGGCGAGGACGGGCTCCTGCGCGACATCGCCCCCCGTCTCTACGACGGCGCGGAGATGCCGTCGCTCGCCGTCCCGAGCTACCCGCTCGAGGACAGCCCCCACCTGGCCGCGAACGCCGCCGCCGCGCTCGCCGGCTATCGATTGTCCTCGCTGGTCCACGACGAGCGCTGGCGCGCGACGGCCGATGCGCTCCTTCCGCCGATCGCCACGCGGATCGCCGGGGCCGGCCTGTTCGCGGCCGGCTCGGCGCTCGCCGCCGGCCTCTCGATGACGGAGCCGGCGACGGTCGTCATCGAGGGCGAGGGCGCCGCCGCGGATCGACTGGTGACGGCCGCGCGCCGGGCCTGGCACCCGAACGTCTGGGTCTTCCGCGGGACCCCGCCCGAGCCGTTCTCGCTGCCCGAGGCGCTCCGCGTCGCCGAACGGCCGAAGGAAGCCCGGGCGCTCGTCTGCTTCGGATCCGCGTGCGCGCCCCCGATCACGGAGCCCTCCGAGATCGCGCCGCGGCTCGCGCGGGGACGGGCGAGCGGGTGAGGACGGGGCCGAGGTCGGTCCCGTCGAGCAGATAGGCGCGGGCCCGGCCGAGGGACAGGAACCGGCCGACCAGGAACGAGCGGCCCCGCGCCGGCCGCTCCCGGTTCAGCGCTTCGAGCCCGGCGAGCGGATTGAAGGCGGGCACCACGACGATCTCCTGCGCACGGATCTCCGCGTGTCGTCGCCCTCTCCGGTTCCCGCGCGGTGGCGGGTCCCGCTCCACGCGCACCCAGCACGGACGCTTCCCGAGGGGGTGCTCCGGCGTGGGTGCCAGTCGGAACCCGGGATGGAGGTGGCCCGTCACGAGCCGAGCGCAGGCCAGGACCTCGTTCGAGGGCCAGCGGTGGCCGTGGAAGACGCCGGTGCCGGCCCGCACCGTTCCCGTCGGACCATGCACCTCGACCTCGCGCGGTAGATGGGGGACGAGTCCGACGTCGTGGTTGCCCAGGATCACCCCGACCGCGGCGCTCGCCCCGAGGAGCCGGGCGAAGAAGTCGAAGAGGACCGGCCGCAGGGTGCGCGGCACCCCGACGATCGGGTGCTTTACGTCGCCGGCGACGAGCAATCGTTCCGCCCGGGAATGGTCGAGAAGGCCGAGGAGCCGGTCCGCGAGCTCATCGGCGGACCCCCCCGGGGGACCGCCGGGCCGCTCCGCCGTGCCCCCGAGGCCGAGGTGAAGGTCGGCGACCACGAGCGTCGGCCCACCGTCGTGGGGCCCGCCCAGGAGCAGGGCGGGGGCGTCCGGCACCGGTCGCGCGGGGCCGTCGACGGTGGGAGCCCGGCGGTTCGCGCGCGCCACGGCCCGGACCCCCGACCCCCGAGGACGTGCAGCGGGTCCGCTCTTATAGACGGCCCAGATGGATATCTCGAGGTTCGTCGATGCCCCGGTCCCGAGAGCGCTGGATCGAACAGGTCCGCGAGACGCTCGAGCGGGCCGGCTTCTACGTGTCCGACACGCACGGGGTCCGGCCGTCGAGCTTCGATCTCGCCGCCCGCCGCGACGCCACGCTCCTGCTCGTCAAGGTGCTCAAGAACATCGACGCGCTCGATGGCGAAGAGGCCACCCGGCTGCTCGAGCTCGGTCGCCTGTTCCCGGCGATCGTGCTCGTGGTCGGCCAGGCGTCCGGCACCTCGGAGCTCGACGCCGGCGTCGTCTACACCCGCTATGGGGTCCCGATCATCAGCCAGTCGACCCTCCAGGAGTACCTCGACAAGGCGCTCCCGCCCTTCCTGTACGCGAGCCCCGGCGGAACGTTCGCCCGGGTCGATGGCGAGCGGCTAAGGTGGCTGCGCCTGCACCGCGGGCTCTCGCTCGGCGCGCTCGCCGGCATCGCGGGTGTCTCGCGTCGGGCGATCCAGCTCTACGAGGAGGGCGCCGGCGCGGAGATCGAGGTGATCGACCGGATCGAGGGATTCCTGGGCGAGCCGATCGTCCGTCCGATCGAGCTGTTCGAGCCGAAGCGGCCGAGCGCGCGCCTGGCCGGCGGGGCGAGCGACCCCGAGGCCACGGGCGTCGCCCCGGCCCCACGGCGACCGCCGCGGACCGGCGACGCCCTGCGGGACCACGTGATCGAGCAGCTCGACGGCATGGGCCTCGAGGTCGTCGTGACGGTGCGGGCCCCGTTCGACGCCCTGGCGCGCACGCCGGAGATCCTGCTCGCGTCGACCGGCAGCCTGCGCGCCGCGCTCCACCGCGCCGAGGTGCTGCAGAGCCTCGCGCGCGTCGCGGAGGGCCACGCGATGTTCATCGTTCGCGAGGCGGTCCACCGCGCCTCGATCCAGGGCCTTCCGATCCTGTCGGTGAACGAGCTCAAGCGCCACCGCGATCCGGACGACTTCCTCGACGAGATCGCCGCGCGCGAAGGCCGGTGATCGCCGAACCGCTCGGTCCCGGTCGCGCGCTCCTCCTGGTGGGGGCCGTGCGGGGCCTCGAGTCGGAGAGCCCGCGTGTCCTCGCCGCCGTCGATGGCCACGCCCCGACCGCGGTCGGGATCGGCCTGTCGACCGAGGAGGTGGCGAGCCTGCGCCGCTACTTCGTCGCGTCGGACGCCGAGCCGGTCGTCCCGCTCACCTCCAACGAGACCGGGGAGGTCCGGGGCCTCTCCCGCTTCGGCCGCGTGCGCGTGCCGAACCCGTCGTTCATCGACCTGATCGCCTGGGCCGACGAACGCGCGCTACCGATCGAGGCGCTCGACCCGAGCGAGGACGCGAGCGCCGAGATGTTCGCCGAGCACATCGGGTACGTCGAGCTCGTCCGACGCACCGTGCGCGAGCGCTCGACCGGCCGCAATCCGCCGGCCCCTTCGAGCCCGGACGAGTTCGCGCTCGCCTGGGACCAGAGCGTGGCGGGCGGACGGGGATCCCGTGCGTTCGCGCGCTCGCGAGACGGGCATCTCGTCCGCGGGGCCCGTCGGCTCGCGCAGGGGCGGGGCCGGATCGCGGTCGTGGTGGACCGGGAGCGTTTCCCGCTCGTGCGCGAGCTCCTCACGGGCCGCGAGCCCGAGCGCCTCGGCGACCCGTAGGCCACCGCGCGACCCGTCGCTCAGTCGCCGTCGTCCCGCGCGAGGACCCGCTCGAGCGTGGTGCGCGCCAGGCGGCGGAACTCGTCGAGCGAGCCCTCGTTGACGATCATCCCGTCGGCCAGCGCGAAGGCGTTGCCGATCCCCCACTTGAGCTCCCGCCGGTCCCGGTCGTAGAAGTCCTGTAGGTCGACGTCGTCGGAGCGCTGGCGGGCGCTCAGGCGATTGTACCGGGTCTCGGGCGACGCGAAGATCCCGAGGACGAACAGGTCGCCGAAGTGGTGGCGGAAGACCGAGATCTCGCTGTCCGACCGGCAGCCGTCGACGAGCATCCGGGTCTCGGTCAGCTTCGGGAGGGCCCGCTGCGCCCAGACCCCGGGGCCGTGCTTGTCGCGCTCCTCCGAGGCGACCCGGCCGACGTTGGCGTTCGTGAGCCCGAGCCCGCGGCGCCGGGTCTCGTCGCGCACGAGGTCGCCCATCTTCAGGGTCGCGAGCCCCATGCCACGCGCGACCTCGATCAGCTCGTCCTTGCCCGAGCCGGGCATGCCGACCGTGACGATCAGTTTCATGGCGCGCGGGAGCCGGCGTCGGCCGGGGGCGGAGGCGGCGGCGCACCGCCCAGGTTCCCGGCGACGTCCTTCTCGGTGACCAGCTGGAGCCGGTCGGCGCGCTGTCGGTACGCGAGCGCCTCCTGCTCCTGGAGCCGGGCGCTCTCCAGGTACCGGTCCACCTTGACCTTGAGTTCGGCGGTCTTCTGCGTCTTCTGCGCGGCCTTGAGCTCGAGGGCCCGCGCCTTGTGCTGGCGGTCGACGACCTTCTGCTGCAGCTTGCGGACCCGGTAGTGGAGGTTGGTGACGTCGGAGCCGACGGGCGCCCCGCCGGCGCGGCTCGTGCCGGCCTCGATGTCCCGTTCGTGCTGCTTCATCTGCTGCTCGATCTCGGGGATCTCGGCGAGCACGCGCTGGGCCTTCTCCCGCAGCACTGTCGACTGGTGGCGGAGCCGCTCGATCTTGGTGTTGATCCGCGAGGCGCGCTGCTGGAAGCGCGCGGCGAGCCGGTCGTGGTGGGCGGAGCGCTCGCGCAGCTTGGTGATGTCCGCGTAGCCCTGGCCCAGCCAGCGCGACTGGCGATGCTGGAGCGGCGTCAACCCGCTCGTGGGCGGTGGGGCGCCTCCGCCGGCGGCCATCGATGGGGAACTACGTCGGAGCGAGGTATATCCGTTGTTCGGTCAAACCGAACGACGCACGGTGGCCGGTCACGCGCGAGGCGGGCGCGGCGGCAGGATCGCCGGCCGGATCCGCGCGGCGAGCTCGCCGACCGGCAGGCGCTCCTGTGCCTTCGAATCTCGGTCGCGCAGCGTGACCGTGTCCCGGTCGGGACCGTCGGCGACCGTCCGGCCGTCCACCGTCACGCAGAACGGCGTGCCGGCCTCGTCCATCCGGGCGTAGCGCCGGCCGATCGCCCCCGCATCATCGTATCCGCTCGCGATGCCGGCTGCGGCGAGCCCGTCGGCGACGCGGAGCGCGTAGGCGGCGTGCTCCTTTTCCATCAGGGGAAAGACGCCGGCGGCGAGCGGCGCAAGGTACGGCGGCAGGTGCCAGACCGTCCGCTCGCCCTCCCGCGCCAGGTGGACGTCGGCGAGCGCCCAGACGTTGCGGTCGACCCCGAAGGTGAGCTCGAGGACGTGCGGGAGCACCTTGGCGCCTCCGTGGAGCGTCACGGAGAGGTCGCGGCCCGAGCCCTGCCCGTGCCGGGAGAGATCGTAGTCGCCCCGGTAGTGGACGGCGCCGAGCTCCTTGAAGCCGCCCAGGCTCTCCAGCTGGACCTCGACGTCGAACTGGATCCGGTTGTAGAACGCCCGTTCGCTGTCGGATTTCTCGAACAGGCGGATCCTCTCGGGGGGCACGCGCAGCACGTCGCGGAAGAAGCGGAACGTGTGGACGAGGTGGTAGACGTAGAACTCGGGCAGGCCCCCCGGGCCCGCGAGCTCGCCGGCGGCGACCCACTCCGGCGTTTCCTCCCCGGCCGTGCGTCGCGCGACCCGCAGGAGCGGGAGCCGCTCGTCCCGGACCCGCTCGAAGGGCAGGGGGAAGTGGGCGGGGTCGAAGAAGATCTGGAGCTCTGCCTGCGTGAACGCCCTCATCCGGAACAGGACCTGCCGCGGCGCGATCTCGTTGCGGTAGGCCTTCCCGACGACCGCGATCCCGAGCGGGAGGGCCCGGCGGCCGACGTCCCACATCCGGGCGAACGCGAGATAGCTGCTCTGGGCGGTCTCGGGCCGCAGGTAGGCCCGCTCCTTTCCGGTGACGCCGAAGTCGACGCCGAACATCAGGTTGAACGAGCGGGGGACGCTGAGCGCGCTCGAGCCGCAGTTCGGGCACTTGAGTTCTCGGGCGTGCACGATCTCGCCGATCTCCACGGGCGAGAGCCCGTCGACGCCCTCGGGTCGCACCTTCTCTAGGATCGTCTCCGCCCGGAAGTGGGCATGGCAGTTCTCGCACGTGATCTCGGGGTCGGTGAAGTTCTCGAGATGGCCCGACGCGCGGACGACGGCCTCGGGCAGGATCTCCGCCGGCTCGATGACGTGATAGTCGTGCGAGAGCCCCGCGAACCAGGCGACCCAGGCCTCCTCCACCCGCCGCTTGAGCGCGGCACCTAGGGGCCCGTAGTCGTAGAGGCCCTGCGCGCCCCCGTAGATCTCGGCGGTGGGCCAGAGCACGCCGCGACGGCGCAGCAGCGCGAACAGTTCGTCGCTCTTCATCCGGCGCCTCCGGCGCGGACGGGCCGGGGCGCGACCGGGACGATAAGATGTTCGGTGGTGCGCGTGACGACCTGGTAGGCCGGGTCGTCGGGCGGCAGCCGCAGGACGAGGGGCCGGACCGGCGTGCCGGGCGCCACCCGTGCCGCCTCGGGTTCACCGAGCCAGCGCCACGGCTCCACGAGCGCGCTGCGCGCGAGGAACGCGGCGGAGACCGGCCGCCGTCGCAGCCGGGTCGCGACGTACGCGAACTCGAGCTCGCGCCAGATCGACGGCGCGTGGAACATCGCGTTGTCGGTGCCGAGCAGCATCGAGACCCCGAGCCGCTCCATCGCTCGCAGGTCCGGCTGGCGGCCGAACAGCGCATTCGATCGGGGGCAGACGGCGACCGCGACGCGCGCGTCGCGCACCGCTGCCAGATCGTCCGGGGTCGCATGCGCGAGATGGATAACGAGGTCCGGTCGTGGACGGAGGAAGGAGTCCGGGGCTTCGCGCCGGGCCTCGCTGGCGTGCAGTCCGAACGGCTTACCCGCCCGCCGACACGCCCGCGCGACGGTGTCGCGCGTCGCGAGGGACTCCTCGAGCGCGCTCGAGAGCCCCACGCCGTCCCCCACCGCCAGCAGCCCCGCGAGCTCCCGCGGGTCGACGGGGCGGGCGATCGGGCGGCCGAGGATCACGACCCGCAGCCCCGACGTCCGCGCGGCCTCGCGCAGGAGCCGAACGCCCGCGACGCC
This window of the Thermoplasmata archaeon genome carries:
- a CDS encoding helix-turn-helix domain-containing protein codes for the protein MPRSRERWIEQVRETLERAGFYVSDTHGVRPSSFDLAARRDATLLLVKVLKNIDALDGEEATRLLELGRLFPAIVLVVGQASGTSELDAGVVYTRYGVPIISQSTLQEYLDKALPPFLYASPGGTFARVDGERLRWLRLHRGLSLGALAGIAGVSRRAIQLYEEGAGAEIEVIDRIEGFLGEPIVRPIELFEPKRPSARLAGGASDPEATGVAPAPRRPPRTGDALRDHVIEQLDGMGLEVVVTVRAPFDALARTPEILLASTGSLRAALHRAEVLQSLARVAEGHAMFIVREAVHRASIQGLPILSVNELKRHRDPDDFLDEIAAREGR
- a CDS encoding AAA family ATPase, with the protein product MKLIVTVGMPGSGKDELIEVARGMGLATLKMGDLVRDETRRRGLGLTNANVGRVASEERDKHGPGVWAQRALPKLTETRMLVDGCRSDSEISVFRHHFGDLFVLGIFASPETRYNRLSARQRSDDVDLQDFYDRDRRELKWGIGNAFALADGMIVNEGSLDEFRRLARTTLERVLARDDGD
- a CDS encoding amidohydrolase family protein, translating into MLVDGAILDAEGARSGYVRLREGRVVEVGARGTDSRRGRERRIRGIVVPAPVNSHTHLGDAVSTREPPAGPVASLVRPPHGYKFRLLAEATRAAKFAALRGALERMVHDGVAAAVDFREEGVAGVRLLREAARTSGLRVVILGRPIARPVDPRELAGLLAVGDGVGLSSALEESLATRDTVARACRRAGKPFGLHASEARREAPDSFLRPRPDLVIHLAHATPDDLAAVRDARVAVAVCPRSNALFGRQPDLRAMERLGVSMLLGTDNAMFHAPSIWRELEFAYVATRLRRRPVSAAFLARSALVEPWRWLGEPEAARVAPGTPVRPLVLRLPPDDPAYQVVTRTTEHLIVPVAPRPVRAGGAG
- a CDS encoding glycine--tRNA ligase, giving the protein MKSDELFALLRRRGVLWPTAEIYGGAQGLYDYGPLGAALKRRVEEAWVAWFAGLSHDYHVIEPAEILPEAVVRASGHLENFTDPEITCENCHAHFRAETILEKVRPEGVDGLSPVEIGEIVHARELKCPNCGSSALSVPRSFNLMFGVDFGVTGKERAYLRPETAQSSYLAFARMWDVGRRALPLGIAVVGKAYRNEIAPRQVLFRMRAFTQAELQIFFDPAHFPLPFERVRDERLPLLRVARRTAGEETPEWVAAGELAGPGGLPEFYVYHLVHTFRFFRDVLRVPPERIRLFEKSDSERAFYNRIQFDVEVQLESLGGFKELGAVHYRGDYDLSRHGQGSGRDLSVTLHGGAKVLPHVLELTFGVDRNVWALADVHLAREGERTVWHLPPYLAPLAAGVFPLMEKEHAAYALRVADGLAAAGIASGYDDAGAIGRRYARMDEAGTPFCVTVDGRTVADGPDRDTVTLRDRDSKAQERLPVGELAARIRPAILPPRPPRA